The genomic window ctactgtattgcatcatcctctcctcttcgaggaaatcccaacgcagctcacaagtagcaagcaTGCTGAGGCTGAGAAAGCGGACACTCTCGCCGCCTCGCGGCAGAGCAGGCTCGCTCTGCCCGACTCCTCGCCACGACCCCTACTcctgctcgtcctgctccatcacaTGCTCCTACTCCGACACTCCCCGGACGACGATCCCTACGCTGTCTTTGTCATGTACTACCGCTGCCCCGGAGATGACAAGGGGAAGGGCTAGACAAAGGGGTGATATTCTCTTTTCCTAGTCTAATTTCGTAATATATGTATGCATGAACTAGTAGTACAAGCTGGTGTTTAACTATGTGATGGACTAGCTATGTATTTTGGTTGTCCGGTGCAATGTGATGAACTAACCGTCCCTTTTGGTTGTCCGTGCAATGTATGCCATACTCCTATACGTATTATGTATGATTTTCATCCTTGTGTAATCGATGTTACATGGATTTGTATTGAtttgcgagggggggggggggggggttgcagaTGAGGACAAATGAGGGCGATCCCATGCTATCCACAGACATGTAGGGGAGCATATCGACCTAATTcaattggagatgctctaagagcaactctagaAGAGTCGTCATATGAGCAACCTTCATAATGTATATGGAGCGAATTCCGTATGCATTTGGAGCCCGCGGATGACATGTGCAAACACAAAGTCGTCATATTTGTTAGCTCcagatattttattttatttttctttttttcatcaATTTAATAGTCACACACTCAATTCAAGGGATTATAATATACTAATTTGAGGTAACCATTGTATTACAAAGTTTTTACACATGGAAAGAAAAGTCCATTAGCGACATTTTCATATCATGGGTACAAATTTTAACACTTTTTAGCGACTATAGCATGATTTTGAACCCCATCACATCGACGGTGAATGTTATGCATCGGGTACATGCATATGTGATGAGTCCACTCATCGTCTAGGCGCAACGGTGTGACGGTCCGACGATCTCATCTTGGTTCCATTCCTGCCCATGCCGTCAAGGTCAGGGATGACTTTATTAAGGGGGCAAGGCCCAGTTGCGGATCATCTCGGTGAATGTCACCATATTCATATCGGATTTGTGCCGCCTGATGCGCTCCATCTCCGCCGCTAAATCCACATTGCGCAGTCCTTGTTCGTTACCATGCCTGGACGTATAGTTCAGGGATATATAGTCTGGTTGGAGATGCTCTTGTCTGCTAATTTTttgtagtgtgtgtgcatgcatagtTGTTGTTTTATCATAGAATCAGTTGAAAAACTACAAGCCTAAAGAGGACAAGAAGTGTAATCCCGACACGGTGATGCTCTCAGAACAGATCTTACTGCAGGAGCAAAAATCTGCTCTAACACTTCTTTCAAATATTCAAAAGTTCCAGACTACTACATGGGACATCAACCAGGTTCTTGGCGTGCTCCAGGACCCGACTTTAGTTCTTTCACTTCGCCTTGTAATCTTTCTTATCTCTAATTTCAGTCTTGGGCTATGTATGAACTTCATGTTGTCCGCTGCTATTGAGCTGCATGAAATTTGGCGCCTTGAGCGCCTTCCTCTGTTAAAAAACGATAATACTATACCTATGAACGTTTTACAAAGCTTTACGTATAACCTTCTAAAAATTAAATGCccctgccccccctccccccccccccaaaaaaaatcagTGGGATGGGCCCTTACATCCCCCACTTCCAATCCTAATCGTCCAGATCATCACCCCCATAAAATCtctactccctccttcctatatagggcctaatgcattttttgaggctaacttgaccaaatattagagcaataatgtatgacatgcaacttacacaaagcacaccgttaaattcgtatgtgaaaggagctttcgatgatataattttcacattgtgcatgtcatgtactattaattttgtcaatagtcaaatgcgatgttaaaaaatgcattaggccctatatagatggaaggagggagtacatagcctTTCGTATCTCTAGCATTACTCGTTAAAAAAAAGGGGAGTTAACACTTCAGTTTTACTTTCGTGAAGTCTAAGCCGTTGGATCCTATCTGGACGCTGGATGGGAGGCGCTAAGTCACGGTCAGACTTGACTGAGCAAAGTCACTCAATCCCTGAGCCTCTTGTAATGGTCCACCGCGCCGGCGTCCGAAAAGTCATGCAGGAGCTGCCCATTAGAGCATTTCTAGCAGACCTCGTAAAAAGCCCCGACCCGCAAGATAACCGCCAAAATACGGGTCGGTGCGGAAAATTCCGTCGAACAGACCCGACAAACGCGTCTGGCCTGTAAAAATATTTGCGGGGGGCGCCAAAAGTTCGCCCTCAACCTTTAGATTCACGGGGTGGGAGGCCGACCCAAGCTCGCCCCCTATCCGCAGCGAGATTTGACGCGAGGGAAATTTCTGCGCGGCTGttccagctccccccccccccccccgcctcggcCGCGAGCTCCGTCCATCTTCCCCGCCGTACCTCGCCGTCATAGAAACCTCCCAGCAGTCCCTTGTCCCCCATGGAGGTCGTGCAGGCGCAATCCCCTCCGGCGGATCTCGTCGCTGGCCATGTCGCCCCCGTCGTCGCCCAAGGCCCCAACacgcctgcccgcaagcggcagggcaacgttgTCGTGCAGGGCGGCAATCCGGCTGGCCCCGCCGGAAAGGCACGCGCGtcgggcgccgccgccgctgcgcgaTCTGCCCGGCCGCCGGCGGAGAAGTTGAGTAAGGTTTCGGGCATGAAGCGGAAGATGATTGCTATGAAAAGGTCGATGCCTTCGTCCACTCCCCCCGCCCCGGCGAGATGTTCCCCGTCGATGCCGCTCAACGGCGCTGCTTCCACCGCAagcgaggtgttcgatgaaatggtcGGAAGGTTTGCATCTTCGATCTCTTGTTCTTGCTTCGGTTTTTCGGCATTGCGGTTGTTCTTGACTTGATGCCGCTCAATgtagcggtggttcgaacaatgccaCAACCGGGATTCGGGGGCGGCAATGATGTCGATGGAGGTGGTGCGGAGTGAAGAGCGAGGGACGTGGTCGTTTGCAAGTCCTTTTGCGTTTGTCCTACAAAACTATGATTTTATTTGTGCGCCAACTATGTTttattgtttgaatttgaactcaTTTATCAGAATTGCTGTCAAATTCGCTCAATTGGGGGTTTTCGCTTTGCGGGTCCAAGCGGCGATGCCCGAACAGACCCATGTAGCCGATCCATAAAAGGGCATCTACTGCGAATGTCCTTTTTCCGGGTCTGTTTACAGGGTCTGACTCTACCTTCGCCTGCGTCGGATCGTAAAGTCGTTTTTCCGCGAACtccaaacgcgttttgcgggtcgaCGTTATGCGGGTCTGTCAGAGATGCTCTTAGGCACGACCCGTGCGCACGACCTTGGTGAGGCTCGAGGTGGCGGTCCTGATCCACGCGCCCGGTGAGAGCGCTCGCCGCAGTGGTGGCTTGAGGACTGAAGCCGAACGCTCGGGCCGGTGGATTGGGCTTGAGGACGAGGCAGAGCACGAGCCGGCGCTGGATGGGAGCCGTTGGATGGCAGGCGCCGGGGCACATTTATCAGGCCGACTGTAAATCGTTTATTCAATCGGTTTTGTAATGGCCGCCCCAAATGTCCAATGCACCCCTGCAAATTTTGGCTTGTGCGTGCGTGGTGCCCTGCCGGCGTGCTATGCGTGTTGGATGGATGACTGAGGGCGCGCATGGCCGGCCGGCTGCCCGGCATGTGTGCTGTCCGTGCGTGTTGACTCAGGTAATCAGATGTGCTGCATGTGCGCCCAACAAGTGTTTGCTTGAATGCCCGACTGAGAACGGCTGCATCAACTTTTGCATTCTAGTTCAGAAACATGAAATCATTAGCACCTTCTGTTATTCTAGTTCATTGTCACCACCTTGTATTTTAAACCATTAGCACCTTCTTATCCTGGTAGTGTTCAAGTTCTTTATCAGGACCTTGACTTGAATATAACTGCATTGCAGGAATTGCCAGTCACCTATAGGAGCCATTGCAGGAATTGCTTGAATATCCACATTAGCTCCTAAAAGTGTTCCCTTCAATCAGCCCTTCCTTCAAGATTTTTGGTATTAGCTGTTGATTGTGCTAAAGATACAGTACTTCAGGTCCTACCCTGATCAGCTTAGTATAGGAGGTGGAAGATTGCGCCAAAATCTTCCTCTTTACGACTTCTATGTTTGGAACCATAGTGCAAGTTGGGGATCTTTATTTCTGTTGAAAGAAAATTACTTGCAACTGTATTCGCACATGTTTCATTTATTTTTATGCATTGCGGATTCATCAGGTACTACAAAATATTTGTTGTGATGATGCAAATCATGATTTAACATAGAAGTTGCCTTTGTCCATTTCAGCTGCTTGGTCAGCTTAAGAGAGAGCCAATGGCTGAATGACTGAATGCCCAGTCTATCTCTATCAATTGGCACACCTATCACTTGTGGAGTGATATTGATTTGTCGAGAGTTATCGAAGGTTTGCTTCCCAATTTTGGCCACCTTTCAAGCATTTTAGTTGCAACACTTCCAAAGTTAAATAAAATTTAGATGGATAGCTCTGCTGAGAAAAGAAATATTTTCTTCTTTGATTTCTTCATCTCCAGGCCAGGAATCATCTTGCCCTCAACCAGATTCATGTTCTTTGACTCACTTTTCCATCAAGGTAAACCCTTTGGTTCCCGTTCTGTCTTTGTTCGATTGTCGTTAACAGTTTTTTTGTTAGTTTGTAATCCATGTCTTCAGATCATGTACTTCTTTTTTTGACATGTAGATCATATACTTTTAACCATCTTGCCCTCAACCAGATTCATGTTCTTTGACTCACTTCTCCATCAAGTTGGTTCTTCATTATCTTTATCTCATTATTCTGGTGCTACATATATGTACGATATATTCTTACATTCCAGTATGTTTGTTTGTATGTGCTGAGTTTGCTCTTTTTTAAGGGCAACTATTCTCTCAAACTGCAAGAAATGATGGTAGGTAGGGAAACATTTGGAATTTTTTTTCTTTGGTATGCACGCTTTGGCTTTAACAataatatattttttgacaatTCACACACTAATTGTGAAATAGTTGTGGTGTGTCTGTGGCCGCATTAAGGTGGCTGCATTGTTGACCATGGTGGAGGTCTGGAGAGAAGGAAGTTGTGCGGTGAGAACAGCCACACTCATTCTTGCGCACTGAGCCACCTCCTGTTAAGTCCCTTATTCAAACACATGCTATTTTGTtcttgttagagtacgtaatgggcctaatgggcccattagtcttagggttaatagagataagggtcgtttgcttaggggccaagtaagccttgcttgagagtcaagtaaacctctttatataaagagaggagatgtatcaatctaatcaagcaagaattaagaaggaaatcccttccctcttgcctggccgtgccttcgccgcgctcgccgggccgctgcagctgtcatccatcgccaccaccgcccagccctggctgcagtggcagccacCGCTACTGGCAGCCTCCGCCGCGCCTGGCGCGCCAgcgcagcagccgctgcagctgcagcagccaccgccggtcagctctgctgcccagtatgggatgccctacgacgggagtgcgacgacctcgttcccatcagcgccgccgccatcccagggcgtccacatccagcagatcaagtccctgccgtcgccgtcaccgcttccgtcttggatcgctacccgccacgtgtcggcggcagtgaggctgcaggctgctgcgcgcggcctcctagcgcgtcggcgtgtgcgggagatgcgtggtctgcagctgccgctcctccaagttgcccttcgctgcgcaaaggacctcgatctcgtccgctgcatcggggatcttgggcatgtggtttcccccacgggcggccggcatgctgttttccccgcgggcagcgacctcaaagtctgcaacatcggcggttgggggggcgcacccctcctcgtcattctccatcgcaagccctccactcttccttgtgcggtgcagaccaacagccatacacatgcactccttttgtccaggtggtgtccatgggatccaggtggttgTACACGTGCACGTCCAAAATAAAACGTCCTAGTCTATTTCaggttgagaataataaaacaagccgagatgtaaaaggcttgtttttaggtgttaggtttgtgttccgtcgagtcatggttataagttggttaggctgcagctcgaggacaagctgcatgtccaagtggggtgtagtgttagagtacgtaatgggcctaatgggcccattagtcttagggttaatagagataagggtcgtttgcttaggggccaagtaagccttgcttgagagtcaagtaaacctctctatataaagagaggagatgtatcaatctaatcaagcaagaattaagaaggaaatcccttccctcttgcctggccgtgggcaaaaggcccccggccggccctctcgcgcccgcCTTCTAGCAGCGTCATAACAGTTCTTCCTTTGTCTATCTTGCTTTGTTTTGGTGTAAGAGATAAACCAAATAACCAACTAGGCTTGCCAATGATGGGACCAGCACAACTCAGGCCAACAGTCACCGAACCCATGTCTCTCCATCCAACTTGGTGAGTTACCAAAGCTAATGCTAGGCCGGTGAGGAAAGCtcatgttatattacatttgatggAGATCACTAAAATGTCAGTTGATTCATACCATCTTGATTTATTTAGTTGTGTGTCAGTGTGGCCTATAACTGTTTCTCAATTCATGAGAGGGATATATTTCCTGAAATATGCAAATCCTTTTTTATTGTAGCTTTTGACCAGAACTGCTGCCTTTGAAAACTGACTGTAAAGGACTCAAAGGAGCCAGGTCAGTGCCTCTATTTTGGTCTGTTTGATCTGTGCTAGGTTCATTCACGAGATTACATTTATTATTTTCATCTTTTTGGCAATATAAATGTTGGTGATTCATCTTCAGATATGTTTGCTGCTCTTTTTTGTACCACATGACCAACAATAGGTCACTATGAACCTGACATGTCATGCCTCATTGATCAGTGAGCACCATATCTGATAGATCACTGCTGTTAACAATGCTGCGATTGTATATTTAGTTTCTGCTGCTAAATTGGAACTATTTATGTTTGGTCTCACATGAGCCTTTGCAAGGCATTGTTGCAACCATCCATTTACTGTACTTTGTTTGATATAATCTACATGACTGCTCTAAATCAAGTTTTGCAATTTTTATTTCATCAACcgtaaaacattttgggaggtttCTCAATGGTTTACATGGGATCAACTGTGATTCCTTACCGCATCGAACCTGATCTGCTATTTCTTCACATTTTCCATGTTTAGGTTTGTTTTAGTTTTCTCCTCTGTTATGCACAtattatatagtactccctccgtccggaattaaccGTCGCTGAAATGATCAAATGAGTGTAGCGACAGTTAATTCAGATATGTTTTCCATGAAAAATAGGTGCAAAATCCATAAGATCGAAATACATAGACTTCATGATGAAGATGCTATTAGTAGTTAACCTCCACTGGAACGTATCTGGCATTTGAGTTAGACTGATCAACATAAACCTAGAAAACAAATATATCCACTTTGTCTATTTATCACCTAGTAAAGCCCTGCGGAATTGAGTGTTCAAAGGGCTAGCCCAAGAACATAAGCCACTGAATCCTCTTTTCTGAACACAATATTACCATCATCAGGTATTGTAAAGCTAATGGAGTGTCACCCAACCGGGTATCTTCCAAAAACTCATTGATTGGCCGTCACCAAGGTCGGCGCCAGGCCCGCAGGGTGCTGGCTTGGGGCGTGGAGTTTTTCTTCATGGGCTGTAGCAAAAATACCACTGTAGCGCATTGTAGCTAAGCAGCTTGCCTGGGATGTTGGTTTATCCTGGCTCCGCTACCGGCAGTCACCAATCTTAAAGGTTCCTCTCTTAAAAAGGAATTACTTGACCTTCATCAAGCCCTCCAAAACGCTGAATCGGTAGTCttagcatctactccctccgtcccaaaataagtactCAATTctgtactagctttagtacaaagttagtataaagttgagtcacttattttggactGAGGGAGTACTTGGGTAACGTTTTGGAGTCCAGATATTTGTTATGGAGCAACTCTTGCCAAACATCTTCCTTGCTAAGTTAAGTAGCTTATACTACAATATGAAGAGGGGGATAGGTGAAGAGAAGAGTAGAAAAGGAAATTAGCTAACCTGCAATGTGGTTATTATGTGATGGCAGGTAGTGCATGTGCGCAGACAGATCTTAGCCCGAGTGCAGGTTGATTCCCTCTTATTTTGTTTCTTACCTCAGCTGCTTCAGAGCACTGTGCAGTAGTTTTTTAGGATTAATAACAGCGCACACGGATGTTCCTTATTCCTTTCAGCATGTGGGGCACCATCCAGGTGTCAGCCATTGGCCCCTCTCTGTACCTGTGCCCTCTTCCGCCAGTCTATGTAAAACGGAAGTTAACTAATACCGCTCTTCTACTTTTGCTTCTGAGTTGTTGTAATGGCTCTTAGGGTAGTTTGAATTCGGTCTGCCGGTTAGCTATTTGATCCTGTGGAGTCCGGTTGGTTTCTTTCGTTTACTTTCGAACTCTTTATAGAACTgtgtggttttcagtaatgaaaatcgaaaggggcaagcccttctttgatgaAAAAAAAAAACTAATACCGCTCGAGCTTAAATAACCGGATGGTAATTTACACTCGAATTGCCAGTGATTCCCCATCATTATCATTATCCCCAATCACTGGCTGATACCGTATCCTCAGTCACTGGCTCATATGGCAGCAGCCGAACACTGAAAGCTCGAGCACCTCCATGGTTGATTGCTGAAGTTTTGTCGACAGCAATTGTTGACATGCACCACAGTATCTGTCAGTCCCATGCTTGTTTCTTTCAGCTAAACTCAACTGTTGTTTCTTCTTTTTGTGTGTTGGAGATTTCACGAGACAGATACAGGGAGAGAGAATCCAAGCGAGTAGCTAAGCCTCGCAGTCGCAGCCATCCACGAGACGAGAGGAAGGGAGAAAAACTAGCTAGTGCTTAGTAGAAACAAGGGACAAGTTTGGCTCTTCTGGTCCTCATGTGCATCATCTCCTCCCCTCCACCCCGGAACAAAACCCCTCGCCTCGCGGCCACGATCACATGCCGTTGCCGCTCGCCAGTTTGTGTTTGCCTTAATTGGCCccggcccctccctccctccgccTCCATACCTCACTACTGCTCACTGCCAGTATATCCAGGGGGAGCGTTAATAGCTAGCTAGCGCGCCATTCCCCAAGCCAGCCACACATGCACACTGCGCCGGGCATTCACTCCCCTGCTCACGCACGCATTCAGCACTGTGCAGCTGCTGCTAGTGCTCTCCCCTACCCTGCATCTGCAACACCTAGTAGCTGACTGTGGGAAGGATCGATGGTGTGGAAGAGCTGGGGACGGCGGCTCCTGCTGAGCGCGGCCGTGCTCCTCTGCtcggccgctgctgctgctgccggcgacGTCTCCCTCAGCTTGACCAGCGCCCCGCCGCGCATCTCGACGTCGCCGTCGGCGGTGTTCGCCTTCCGTGCCGTGCAGAGCAGCGGCTGGACCTGCGGGGACTGCGCCATTACCTGCAAGGTAAGAAGCTCCATCTGGGTCCCGCCCCCGGCGCTCTATGTTCTACGCGTATGCTGCTTTGCTTTGCACGCGCGTCTCTTTCCACTTTCGAATTTTGAACGCATTTCATTTTTCAAATGTTCGTGCTCATTTAGTCAGGTTCAACCAGAGAAATCCGAGTACATCCTAGCTTCCGGACAATGGTAGTTTACAGTTAGTAGTACAGCACTTGAGAACCAAGACATGAAGCTGGCCTTGAATTAAACTGTACGAGATGAATGATTCTACAGGGCAATCCATTACTACCGGTCCAGTAATTCTCACCGGTCAAATAGAATTTAAAATTCCATGCAAAAAAATAGAATTTAAAATTCGGTTCTGACATTAGGGTGCCTTTTCGAATTTTGCTGCCACCTGGAACACTTTTATTTAGACGTAAGAAGTACTGGTATCagcaagaaaaaaagaaaaaaaatcattgtAGATTCCACATGTCTGCACAATAGTATAATTGAGCAAACAGTAAGTCGAACCTGAATACGTACTTCGGAACAGTTATATGAGGATTGTTTGCACTGCACTGCACGCAGTTGGACGGTGAAAGAAGATCGGACTGCGGGGGCAACGGAAATGGGACGGAGGTGGTAACCTTTGCAGGACTCAAGGACGGGAACCACACATTCGCAGCGTGCGCGACCCCGAGATCAGGATCAGGAAGCAGCGCGGGCCCAACCTGCGCCACCTACGCCTGGGATGTTGGTTAAGTAACACATCAATTAGACCCACCCAACCTAGCTGCAATGTGTAGTCACGAATCTGAATGTGTCTGCGATGTATGTGCGCATGCAGACACCGTTCCtccgacggcgacggtggcggcggagtcgGCCTTCACGGCCGCGCCCAACGTCTCGGTGCTCGTCTCCCTGAGCGAGCTgtgcccgggcggcggcggcttcacgTGCAACGCCACCTACTGCGACGTACGTATGTGGCCTGGTACTGGTATGGTACCACTCTCAAGGAATCTCTCTGCGTCTGGTCTCATCGAACGAATGTGCACTGCAACTGCAGCTCATCGTGTACGGGCCTGGCCGTGTGGAGCCGTCCACCCTGGAGGCCGTCGTGCCCGGCCTGCGGTACTCCGTCGCCGTGTCGGCGTCGCCGGACGTGGACTACGGGCGCATGATCCTGGTGATGCGCAGAGGGTTCTGCACCGACGTGGCCGGCCACCGCTTCCGGAGGAGCTCCAACTCGAGCTTCACCCTCCGCTTCGGTGCGTACTACCATCCCAACTGATGATATACAAAATAAACAAAATAGCATCGCAACGCACTGATCTGAATCCAAAACTTGATGATAGACAAAAGGAGCGATTCCATGAACATCACCGCCAGCATCCCGCAGAAGCTCCTGCAGATCCAGGGCGCGATGAGGGTGGTCGAGGCCACCAACAACGACAGGGAGCTGAGGATATACATGTCCTTTGCGGAACCGGTGATGAACTCGTCCgcggagatcctcgccgctctcaCCGCGACCGGGGCCGTGCTGACGCCGACCAACAGGAGCACGCTCGGCAACCGTCGGTTCGGTTTCGTCGTAAGCTTCGCTGTCCTTCTCTTCTTGTCCATCCTACTATTGATTGGCAAGCTGCTTGATTCGATTCATACGCCTGAATGTTAACATAATTTGTGTGCAGGTGAATAAGATATCGAGCACAGCTGTTGTGACTGTTGCATGTGATACGAGTTCCGTGATCAGCAGACAGGGGACCCCAGTTTATTCATCACAACCATTCACATTTCTATATGGTATTTATTCCTATTCCTGTTCCGGCTCCAGCACTTCCATTCTGGACGCCATACACAATTTTGATCTGGTTTTTCCCTCTTCTGCATGCTTGATGGATGGCGCTGCTGACAGATACGCGACGGCCTTCTGTTAAACTGGCAACGTCGACCGTGAGGACAAGCTCACACACCATCCCCGTCTTGATCAAGTTTGAAAAGCCTGTGTTTAACTTCACCTCCTCTGCAGTGCAACTTTCTGGGGGCAAACTATTGAGGCAAGAATTAATAGATAGATATTCCAATAACATCTGAATAAACGGCTAAATTATTTTTACCTTAGGAGTCAATTAGGACGTTATATAAATTAACGCTTCACGTATGGTTGGTTGGCTTTGCTTTCAGCTTCCATGAAGCTAGTAAGAGCATATACACAATGCAGATCCTGGCAGTTGACAAGCTGGTTTCGGTCCAGGTTGCTGAGAACACAGCTCAGGACGTGGCTGGGAATCCCAATCTGCCATCAGACCGCCTCCAAGTGAGACACTGTATGTATCAGCATTCAGCAATAGCATTCATTCTTCGCTTGCTACTCATTTATTATTAACAGCACAACAACCCAATCCAACCCTTTGATCATCATACATAAACACTGCTTTGTGCCCATCAGCACCAGTATGGCAACCAGGCAATGGAATATCCTTACGATTTTACTATGATCTCCATGCAGATTCTGTCCCTGCATCGTCTTCATCCATCGCAACCATCGCCACCGTAATATTTGCAGCAACCGCCATCCTCGCCACACTGCTCACCATCTCCACATCATCGCTTATTGCATCCGGCGCCATGGCAAGGCCTTCGTCTTACTCCATCTCCGAGCCATCACGAAATCTTCTGGTAATTAGCATGGGCCTCAACTCTGCTACCTGGTGTCCGGGTGACAGCTCCAGCTTCAGCAGGCTCATCGCTCACAAACATACCATCTGATCGATGATGATCGATCGCTGTTGTCTTATTTTTTTTACAGAGAATGGCATGCCACATCCAGATCTTCGCTCTGTCGAGATGGCTGTCGATAAATCTGCCGGTGGAGTACTACGAGCTGGCCAAGGGGATAGAGTGGACAATTCCGTACATCCGGCTTCCGTGGGAGGGTCCCTCTGCAGATCCATTCGTGGGCTACTCCACCATGCCAGCCATTGCGTACTCGGAGCTGGTGGACAGGAGTGATGTAATACAGGCTGATCCCTACTACCCTGGAGCTGCACCAGGTGGTCAGCAGCAGCAGATTACGCCGATGCAGATACCGGTAGAAGGGAAGCCGCCGGCGATCCCGCTGCAGATCCAGGCGTTGGATGGGAAGCCACTGACCGCAATGGAGTACCGATCTTTCTTTGAGGTCACATGAATTTTGAAGTTTCTCCCTGCGTTTTATTTGGGTCTCCATGCTTATCGTCGATTTTTTGGAGCCATCATTTTCGTTACACCTCTGGATGCTGAATGAGCACTGCATGGCTGAAATGCAGAATCAGGACATGAAGCCTGAAGCGCAGATTATCATGAAGCTGCAAGATTTGGACGGGTATGATACTTGGTCTTCATGATCGAGTGCTCTCGAGACTTATCAACTGACCGATTGTATTATTTATGCTGTTGAAACGTGGCATGCATGGATGCAGGTGGAAATACTTTGGAAGAAACATGTTGTGGCTGGGTGTCATTGGGGGAGGTCTCATACTGCTgcatcttcttctcctcctctactTGAGATTAAGGTACAGAGGAGGCACAGGAAAGTACGGAGCACTCGTCCTCCCCAGATTTGAGATCATGCTTGCAATCCTTGCGATGCCTTGCATATCCCAAGCGTCTGCAGCACTCATCAGAGGTACGCCGTCCATCCCAATGCTCTGATCGATGCAGAGATCGTGTGATTGATTTCAACGGGATAAATGATATCGACCAGGTGGGACTACCGGAGGGTTGGCAGTGGGGATCGTGCTCATCGGCATCTTGACGGCGTTCCTGGTGGCCTTGC from Triticum aestivum cultivar Chinese Spring chromosome 3B, IWGSC CS RefSeq v2.1, whole genome shotgun sequence includes these protein-coding regions:
- the LOC123069300 gene encoding uncharacterized protein isoform X3 is translated as MILVMRRGFCTDVAGHRFRRSSNSSFTLRFDKRSDSMNITASIPQKLLQIQGAMRVVEATNNDRELRIYMSFAEPVMNSSAEILAALTATGAVLTPTNRSTLGNRRFGFVVNKISSTAVVTVACDTSSVISRQGTPVYSSQPFTFLYDTRRPSVKLATSTVRTSSHTIPVLIKFEKPVFNFTSSAVQLSGGKLLSFHEASKSIYTMQILAVDKLVSVQVAENTAQDVAGNPNLPSDRLQVRHYSVPASSSSIATIATVIFAATAILATLLTISTSSLIASGAMARPSSYSISEPSRNLLRMACHIQIFALSRWLSINLPVEYYELAKGIEWTIPYIRLPWEGPSADPFVGYSTMPAIAYSELVDRSDVIQADPYYPGAAPGGQQQQITPMQIPVEGKPPAIPLQIQALDGKPLTAMEYRSFFENQDMKPEAQIIMKLQDLDGWKYFGRNMLWLGVIGGGLILLHLLLLLYLRLRYRGGTGKYGALVLPRFEIMLAILAMPCISQASAALIRGGTTGGLAVGIVLIGILTAFLVALLLFLSLGITTGRLLQYKEVHQEGQEHRWYQEIVRRSLGPGKRGQWTWKDPARAARLVKLGPLFEDLRGPPKYMLTQIVVGGGGKRAAADQRIMASEDENEDAEAPVIQKVFGILRIYYTFLESVKRVALGIVAGAHASSGRSSRAHAVVVLAVASFQLFFMLLKKPFIKKRVQLVEIVAVASEVFIFAACLVLIDRNSGDGRGELEEVEESGGVGIAMLGVFSLAFAAQVCNEWNALYRQVQFLSPDRSSFLEGAKAASVGLLLLVLPSSVLGDPLAGQQQQEPSPDGGGSTGQTVPGEAQRSSNERSWLGQLREMAKASFSRDGEDPSSSTAFKGKRSGSSSVASQSADSKAKGEWRPKSKALYKDLEAIFSNR